Proteins encoded in a region of the Panicum hallii strain FIL2 chromosome 3, PHallii_v3.1, whole genome shotgun sequence genome:
- the LOC112887315 gene encoding probable glucuronosyltransferase Os05g0559600 — protein MVSSRRNSGIIVREGSVRDWSEFNDPSPSPKLLYSQSYVAMRGLLASVVSLDFFLLSSKLKSAWAGMTSQRHIRSQERSKSRGLNCKRVVFHLLLCFMVGIFIGFMPFFSVDVYKKIVSENERLPFHESVVETEMMDTKVKELETVVVEKEVELIDEPEVGESPPVPAMLDDEADFAESTRVLPAIEESDITVKKLLIIVTITSVRPQQAYYLNRLSHVLKAVQAPLLWLVVEWPEQSYETAEILRSSGVMYRHLICRKNTTSVRKIAVCQRNNAIYHVKKHHLDGIMHFADEERSYSAEVFEEMQKIRRFGSWPVAIHVGTKYRAVLEGPICKGSRVTGWHTVQTVQKKSMTRRFPIGFSAFAFNSTMLWDPQRWNRPAMDSVIVHSGGRGGLQESRFIEKLVKNERQVEGLPDNCNRVMVWNFNLEPPQLNYPTGWALYKNLEADMPVI, from the exons ATGGTGTCCAGTCGAAGGAACAGCGGGATTATTGTACGGGAAGGGTCGGTTAGGGACTGGTCTGAGTTCAATGATCCTTCACCGTCTCCAAAACTGCTGTATTCACAGTCCTATGTTGCAATGAGGGGGTTGCTGGCCTCAGTGGTATCCTTGGATTTTTTCCTGTTATCAAGCAAGCTAAAATCTGCATGGGCTGGTATGACGTCCCAGAGGCATATTCGATCTCAGGAGAGATCGAAATCAAGGGGATTGAACTGCAAGAGAGTTGTGTTTCATCTGTTATTGTGTTTCATGGTTGGCATTTTCATTGGATTCATGCCATTCTTCTCGGTTGATGTTTATAAGAAAATTGTCTCTGAAAATGAGAGGCTTCCGTTCCATGAGAGTGTGGTTGAGACGGAGATGATGGACACTAAAGTTAAGGAGTTGGAGACAGTTGTAGTAGAGAAAGAGGTTGAACTGATTGATGAACCAGAAGTTGGAGAGAGCCCTCCAGTTCCTGCAATGTTGGATGATGAGGCAGATTTTGCTGAATCAACACGTGTATTACCTGCTATTGAAGAATCCGATATCACTGTGAAGAAGCTGCTGATAATTGTGACAATTACTTCTGTTCGGCCACAACAGGCATACTACTTGAATCGGCTATCCCATGTTTTGAAAGCTGTACAAGCACCTCTTCTGTGGTTAGTGGTGGAATGGCCTGAACAGTCCTATGAAACAGCAGAAATTTTGAGGTCTTCTGGGGTTATGTACAGGCATCTTATATGTAGAAAGAATACTACAAGTGTGCGAAAGATTGCTGTCTGTCAAAGGAATAATGCAATCTATCATGTCAAAAAGCATCACCTGGACGGTATAATGCATTTTGCCGATGAAGAGCGGTCATACTCTGCTGAAGTATTTGAAGAAATGCAGAAAATCAG ACGCTTTGGCTCATGGCCTGTAGCAATCCATGTCGGAACTAAGTATAGGGCAGTTTTGGAAGGCCCTATTTGTAAAGGTAGCCGAGTCACTGGATGGCACACGGTCCAGACAGTTCAGAAGAAGAGTATGACTCGTCGATTCCCGATAGGTTTCTCTGCGTTTGCTTTCAACAGCACAATGTTATGGGACCCTCAGAGATGGAACCGCCCAGCTATGGATTCTGTTATAGTCCACTCAGGTGGAAGAGGTGGTTTGCAG GAATCGAGGTTTATAGAAAAGCTTGTTAAAAATGAGCGCCAAGTAGAGGGCCTTCCAGACAACTGCAACAGGGTTATGGTCTGGAACTTTAACCTGGAACCTCCTCAACTAAACTATCCCACAGGCTGGGCACTGTATAAGAACCTAGAAGCCGACATGCCTGTAATATAG